From Pan paniscus chromosome 9, NHGRI_mPanPan1-v2.0_pri, whole genome shotgun sequence, the proteins below share one genomic window:
- the POLA2 gene encoding DNA polymerase alpha subunit B isoform X3: MSASAQQLAEELQIFGLDCEEALIEKLVELCVQYGQNEEGMVGELIAFCTSTHKVGLTSEILNSFEHEFLSKRLSKARHSTCKDSGHAGARDIVSIQELIEVEEEEEILLNSYTTPSKGSQKRAISTPETPLTKRSVSTRSPHQLLSPSSFSPSATPSQKYNSRSNRGEVVTSFGLAQGVSWSGRGGAGNISLKVLGCPEALTGSYKSMFQKLPDIREVLTCKIEELGSELKEHYKIEAFTPLLAPAQEPVTLLGQIGCDSNGKLNNKSVILEGDREHSSGAQIPVDLSELKEYSLFPGQVVIMEGINTTGRKLVATKLYEGVPLPFYQPTEEDADFEQSMVLVACGPYTTSDSITYDPLLDLIAVINHDRPDVCILFGPFLDAKHEQVENCLLTSPFEDIFKQCLRTIIEGTRSSGSHLVFVPSLRDVHHEPVYPQPPFSYSDLSREDKKQVQFVSEPCSLSINGVIFGLTSTDLLFHLGAEEISSSSGTSDRFSRILKHILTQRSYYPLYPPQEDMAIDYESFYVYAQLPVTPDVLIIPSELRYFVKTESRSVAQAGVQW; this comes from the exons ATGTCCGCATCCGCCCAGCAGCTGGCGGAGGAGCTGCAGATCTTCGGCCTAGACTGCGAGGAGGCTCTAATTGAGAAAT TGGTAGAGCTTTGTGTTCAGTATGGACAGAATGAGGAGGGAATGGTAGGCGAGCTTATAGCCTTCTGCACCAGCACACATAAAGTTGGCCTTACCTCAGAGATCCTGAACTCTTTTGAGCATGAG tttctgaGCAAAAGATTATCGAAAGCCAGGCATAGTACCTGCAAGGACAGTGGCCATGCAGGAGCTAGAGACATTGTTTCCATTCAAGAGCT AATTGAagtggaagaagaagaggaaatccTCTTGAACTCTTACACCACACCTTCAAAG ggTTCTCAGAAGCGAGCTATCTCTACCCCAGAAACCCCCCTAACAAAAAGGAGTGTGTCAACTCGTAGCCCCCATCAGCTACTCTCACCGTCAAGTTTCTCTCCAAG TGCTACTCCCTCCCAGAAATACAACTCACGAAGTAACCGAGGAGAAGTGGTTACCTCCTTCGGCTTAGCACAGGGAGTATCTTGGTCTGGGAGAGGAGGAGCTGGAAACATCAGCCTGAAGGTCTTGGGATGTCCAGAGGCACTAACTGGGAGCTACAAATCCATGTTTCAGAAGCTCCCAGACATTCGAGAAG TTCTGACCTGTAAGATAGAAGAACTTGGCAGCGAACTCAAGGAACATTACAAGATTGAAGCTTTCACTCCTTTGCTAGCCCCAGCACAG GAGCCTGTCACTCTGCTGGGCCAGATTGGCTGTGATAGCAACGGGAAGCTGAACAACAAGTCAGTGATTCTCGAGGGAGACCGGGAACATTCCTCGGGTGCTCAAATTCCAGTGGATTTATCTGAGCTTAAGGAATATTCTCTGTTTCCTGGACAG gTTGTAATTATGGAAGGAATCAACACCACTGGTAGGAAACTTGTTGCCACCAAACTCTACGAG GGTGTGCCACTTCCATTTTATCAGCCCACTGAAGAGGATGCAG ACTTTGAGCAAAGCATGGTCCTGGTTGCCTGTGGACCATACACCACGTCTGACAGCATCACGTATGACCCCCTGCTTGACCTGATTGCTGTCATCAACCATGACCGGCCAGATGTCTGCATCCTG TTTGGCCCTTTCCTGGATGCTAAGCATGAACAGGTGGAG AATTGTCTACTGACAAGTCCATTTGAAGACATTTTCAAGCAGTGTCTACGAACAATTATTGAAGGCACAAGAAG CTCCGGCTCCCACCTTGTCTTTGTCCCGTCATTGAGAGATGTGCACCATGAGCCTGTGTACCCCCAGCCGCCTTTCAGCTACTCCGATCTGTCTCGAGAGGACAAAAAG CAAGTACAGTTTGTGTCCGAGCCCTGCAGCCTCTCCATAAACGGAGTGATCTTCGGCTTGACGTCCACAGATCTGCTTTTCCACCTGGGGGCCGAGGAGATCAGTAG ttCTTCCGGAACTTCAGACAGATTCAGCCGAATACTCAAGCACATCTTGACCCAGAGGAG cTACTACCCACTCTACCCGCCCCAGGAAGACATGGCCATTGACTATGAGTCGTTCTATGTTTACGCACAGCTGCCTGTCACCCCAGATGTCCTCATCATCCCGTCAGAGCTGAGGTACTTTGTGAAG acggagtctcgatctgtcgcccaggctggagtgcagtggtga
- the POLA2 gene encoding DNA polymerase alpha subunit B isoform X2: MSASAQQLAEELQIFGLDCEEALIEKLVELCVQYGQNEEGMVGELIAFCTSTHKVGLTSEILNSFEHEFLSKRLSKARHSTCKDSGHAGARDIVSIQELIEVEEEEEILLNSYTTPSKGSQKRAISTPETPLTKRSVSTRSPHQLLSPSSFSPSATPSQKYNSRSNRGEVVTSFGLAQGVSWSGRGGAGNISLKVLGCPEALTGSYKSMFQKLPDIREVLTCKIEELGSELKEHYKIEAFTPLLAPAQEPVTLLGQIGCDSNGKLNNKSVILEGDREHSSGAQIPVDLSELKEYSLFPGQVVIMEGINTTGRKLVATKLYEGVPLPFYQPTEEDADFEQSMVLVACGPYTTSDSITYDPLLDLIAVINHDRPDVCILFGPFLDAKHEQVENCLLTSPFEDIFKQCLRTIIEGTRSSGSHLVFVPSLRDVHHEPVYPQPPFSYSDLSREDKKQVQFVSEPCSLSINGVIFGLTSTDLLFHLGAEEISSSSGTSDRFSRILKHILTQRSYYPLYPPQEDMAIDYESFYVYAQLPVTPDVLIIPSELRYFVKFLPFRWTKIKIGGNQGLVSLRRNSPVDCVGAWYLAQSPRRTS; the protein is encoded by the exons ATGTCCGCATCCGCCCAGCAGCTGGCGGAGGAGCTGCAGATCTTCGGCCTAGACTGCGAGGAGGCTCTAATTGAGAAAT TGGTAGAGCTTTGTGTTCAGTATGGACAGAATGAGGAGGGAATGGTAGGCGAGCTTATAGCCTTCTGCACCAGCACACATAAAGTTGGCCTTACCTCAGAGATCCTGAACTCTTTTGAGCATGAG tttctgaGCAAAAGATTATCGAAAGCCAGGCATAGTACCTGCAAGGACAGTGGCCATGCAGGAGCTAGAGACATTGTTTCCATTCAAGAGCT AATTGAagtggaagaagaagaggaaatccTCTTGAACTCTTACACCACACCTTCAAAG ggTTCTCAGAAGCGAGCTATCTCTACCCCAGAAACCCCCCTAACAAAAAGGAGTGTGTCAACTCGTAGCCCCCATCAGCTACTCTCACCGTCAAGTTTCTCTCCAAG TGCTACTCCCTCCCAGAAATACAACTCACGAAGTAACCGAGGAGAAGTGGTTACCTCCTTCGGCTTAGCACAGGGAGTATCTTGGTCTGGGAGAGGAGGAGCTGGAAACATCAGCCTGAAGGTCTTGGGATGTCCAGAGGCACTAACTGGGAGCTACAAATCCATGTTTCAGAAGCTCCCAGACATTCGAGAAG TTCTGACCTGTAAGATAGAAGAACTTGGCAGCGAACTCAAGGAACATTACAAGATTGAAGCTTTCACTCCTTTGCTAGCCCCAGCACAG GAGCCTGTCACTCTGCTGGGCCAGATTGGCTGTGATAGCAACGGGAAGCTGAACAACAAGTCAGTGATTCTCGAGGGAGACCGGGAACATTCCTCGGGTGCTCAAATTCCAGTGGATTTATCTGAGCTTAAGGAATATTCTCTGTTTCCTGGACAG gTTGTAATTATGGAAGGAATCAACACCACTGGTAGGAAACTTGTTGCCACCAAACTCTACGAG GGTGTGCCACTTCCATTTTATCAGCCCACTGAAGAGGATGCAG ACTTTGAGCAAAGCATGGTCCTGGTTGCCTGTGGACCATACACCACGTCTGACAGCATCACGTATGACCCCCTGCTTGACCTGATTGCTGTCATCAACCATGACCGGCCAGATGTCTGCATCCTG TTTGGCCCTTTCCTGGATGCTAAGCATGAACAGGTGGAG AATTGTCTACTGACAAGTCCATTTGAAGACATTTTCAAGCAGTGTCTACGAACAATTATTGAAGGCACAAGAAG CTCCGGCTCCCACCTTGTCTTTGTCCCGTCATTGAGAGATGTGCACCATGAGCCTGTGTACCCCCAGCCGCCTTTCAGCTACTCCGATCTGTCTCGAGAGGACAAAAAG CAAGTACAGTTTGTGTCCGAGCCCTGCAGCCTCTCCATAAACGGAGTGATCTTCGGCTTGACGTCCACAGATCTGCTTTTCCACCTGGGGGCCGAGGAGATCAGTAG ttCTTCCGGAACTTCAGACAGATTCAGCCGAATACTCAAGCACATCTTGACCCAGAGGAG cTACTACCCACTCTACCCGCCCCAGGAAGACATGGCCATTGACTATGAGTCGTTCTATGTTTACGCACAGCTGCCTGTCACCCCAGATGTCCTCATCATCCCGTCAGAGCTGAGGTACTTTGTGAAG
- the POLA2 gene encoding DNA polymerase alpha subunit B isoform X1: MSASAQQLAEELQIFGLDCEEALIEKLVELCVQYGQNEEGMVGELIAFCTSTHKVGLTSEILNSFEHEFLSKRLSKARHSTCKDSGHAGARDIVSIQELIEVEEEEEILLNSYTTPSKGSQKRAISTPETPLTKRSVSTRSPHQLLSPSSFSPSATPSQKYNSRSNRGEVVTSFGLAQGVSWSGRGGAGNISLKVLGCPEALTGSYKSMFQKLPDIREVLTCKIEELGSELKEHYKIEAFTPLLAPAQEPVTLLGQIGCDSNGKLNNKSVILEGDREHSSGAQIPVDLSELKEYSLFPGQVVIMEGINTTGRKLVATKLYEGVPLPFYQPTEEDADFEQSMVLVACGPYTTSDSITYDPLLDLIAVINHDRPDVCILFGPFLDAKHEQVENCLLTSPFEDIFKQCLRTIIEGTRSSGSHLVFVPSLRDVHHEPVYPQPPFSYSDLSREDKKQVQFVSEPCSLSINGVIFGLTSTDLLFHLGAEEISSSSGTSDRFSRILKHILTQRSYYPLYPPQEDMAIDYESFYVYAQLPVTPDVLIIPSELRYFVKDVLGCVCVNPGRLTKGQVGGTFARLYLRRPAADGAERQSPCVAVQVVRI; this comes from the exons ATGTCCGCATCCGCCCAGCAGCTGGCGGAGGAGCTGCAGATCTTCGGCCTAGACTGCGAGGAGGCTCTAATTGAGAAAT TGGTAGAGCTTTGTGTTCAGTATGGACAGAATGAGGAGGGAATGGTAGGCGAGCTTATAGCCTTCTGCACCAGCACACATAAAGTTGGCCTTACCTCAGAGATCCTGAACTCTTTTGAGCATGAG tttctgaGCAAAAGATTATCGAAAGCCAGGCATAGTACCTGCAAGGACAGTGGCCATGCAGGAGCTAGAGACATTGTTTCCATTCAAGAGCT AATTGAagtggaagaagaagaggaaatccTCTTGAACTCTTACACCACACCTTCAAAG ggTTCTCAGAAGCGAGCTATCTCTACCCCAGAAACCCCCCTAACAAAAAGGAGTGTGTCAACTCGTAGCCCCCATCAGCTACTCTCACCGTCAAGTTTCTCTCCAAG TGCTACTCCCTCCCAGAAATACAACTCACGAAGTAACCGAGGAGAAGTGGTTACCTCCTTCGGCTTAGCACAGGGAGTATCTTGGTCTGGGAGAGGAGGAGCTGGAAACATCAGCCTGAAGGTCTTGGGATGTCCAGAGGCACTAACTGGGAGCTACAAATCCATGTTTCAGAAGCTCCCAGACATTCGAGAAG TTCTGACCTGTAAGATAGAAGAACTTGGCAGCGAACTCAAGGAACATTACAAGATTGAAGCTTTCACTCCTTTGCTAGCCCCAGCACAG GAGCCTGTCACTCTGCTGGGCCAGATTGGCTGTGATAGCAACGGGAAGCTGAACAACAAGTCAGTGATTCTCGAGGGAGACCGGGAACATTCCTCGGGTGCTCAAATTCCAGTGGATTTATCTGAGCTTAAGGAATATTCTCTGTTTCCTGGACAG gTTGTAATTATGGAAGGAATCAACACCACTGGTAGGAAACTTGTTGCCACCAAACTCTACGAG GGTGTGCCACTTCCATTTTATCAGCCCACTGAAGAGGATGCAG ACTTTGAGCAAAGCATGGTCCTGGTTGCCTGTGGACCATACACCACGTCTGACAGCATCACGTATGACCCCCTGCTTGACCTGATTGCTGTCATCAACCATGACCGGCCAGATGTCTGCATCCTG TTTGGCCCTTTCCTGGATGCTAAGCATGAACAGGTGGAG AATTGTCTACTGACAAGTCCATTTGAAGACATTTTCAAGCAGTGTCTACGAACAATTATTGAAGGCACAAGAAG CTCCGGCTCCCACCTTGTCTTTGTCCCGTCATTGAGAGATGTGCACCATGAGCCTGTGTACCCCCAGCCGCCTTTCAGCTACTCCGATCTGTCTCGAGAGGACAAAAAG CAAGTACAGTTTGTGTCCGAGCCCTGCAGCCTCTCCATAAACGGAGTGATCTTCGGCTTGACGTCCACAGATCTGCTTTTCCACCTGGGGGCCGAGGAGATCAGTAG ttCTTCCGGAACTTCAGACAGATTCAGCCGAATACTCAAGCACATCTTGACCCAGAGGAG cTACTACCCACTCTACCCGCCCCAGGAAGACATGGCCATTGACTATGAGTCGTTCTATGTTTACGCACAGCTGCCTGTCACCCCAGATGTCCTCATCATCCCGTCAGAGCTGAGGTACTTTGTGAAG gaTGTCCTCGGCTGTGTCTGTGTGAACCCTGGGCGCCTTACCAAAGGGCAGGTGGGAGGCACCTTCGCCCGACTCTACCTTAGGAGGCCGGCAGCGGACGGGGCAGAGAGGCAGAGCCCATGCGTTGCTGTGCAGGTCGTCAGGATCTGA
- the POLA2 gene encoding DNA polymerase alpha subunit B isoform X4 encodes MVGELIAFCTSTHKVGLTSEILNSFEHEFLSKRLSKARHSTCKDSGHAGARDIVSIQELIEVEEEEEILLNSYTTPSKGSQKRAISTPETPLTKRSVSTRSPHQLLSPSSFSPSATPSQKYNSRSNRGEVVTSFGLAQGVSWSGRGGAGNISLKVLGCPEALTGSYKSMFQKLPDIREVLTCKIEELGSELKEHYKIEAFTPLLAPAQEPVTLLGQIGCDSNGKLNNKSVILEGDREHSSGAQIPVDLSELKEYSLFPGQVVIMEGINTTGRKLVATKLYEGVPLPFYQPTEEDADFEQSMVLVACGPYTTSDSITYDPLLDLIAVINHDRPDVCILFGPFLDAKHEQVENCLLTSPFEDIFKQCLRTIIEGTRSSGSHLVFVPSLRDVHHEPVYPQPPFSYSDLSREDKKQVQFVSEPCSLSINGVIFGLTSTDLLFHLGAEEISSSSGTSDRFSRILKHILTQRSYYPLYPPQEDMAIDYESFYVYAQLPVTPDVLIIPSELRYFVKDVLGCVCVNPGRLTKGQVGGTFARLYLRRPAADGAERQSPCVAVQVVRI; translated from the exons ATGGTAGGCGAGCTTATAGCCTTCTGCACCAGCACACATAAAGTTGGCCTTACCTCAGAGATCCTGAACTCTTTTGAGCATGAG tttctgaGCAAAAGATTATCGAAAGCCAGGCATAGTACCTGCAAGGACAGTGGCCATGCAGGAGCTAGAGACATTGTTTCCATTCAAGAGCT AATTGAagtggaagaagaagaggaaatccTCTTGAACTCTTACACCACACCTTCAAAG ggTTCTCAGAAGCGAGCTATCTCTACCCCAGAAACCCCCCTAACAAAAAGGAGTGTGTCAACTCGTAGCCCCCATCAGCTACTCTCACCGTCAAGTTTCTCTCCAAG TGCTACTCCCTCCCAGAAATACAACTCACGAAGTAACCGAGGAGAAGTGGTTACCTCCTTCGGCTTAGCACAGGGAGTATCTTGGTCTGGGAGAGGAGGAGCTGGAAACATCAGCCTGAAGGTCTTGGGATGTCCAGAGGCACTAACTGGGAGCTACAAATCCATGTTTCAGAAGCTCCCAGACATTCGAGAAG TTCTGACCTGTAAGATAGAAGAACTTGGCAGCGAACTCAAGGAACATTACAAGATTGAAGCTTTCACTCCTTTGCTAGCCCCAGCACAG GAGCCTGTCACTCTGCTGGGCCAGATTGGCTGTGATAGCAACGGGAAGCTGAACAACAAGTCAGTGATTCTCGAGGGAGACCGGGAACATTCCTCGGGTGCTCAAATTCCAGTGGATTTATCTGAGCTTAAGGAATATTCTCTGTTTCCTGGACAG gTTGTAATTATGGAAGGAATCAACACCACTGGTAGGAAACTTGTTGCCACCAAACTCTACGAG GGTGTGCCACTTCCATTTTATCAGCCCACTGAAGAGGATGCAG ACTTTGAGCAAAGCATGGTCCTGGTTGCCTGTGGACCATACACCACGTCTGACAGCATCACGTATGACCCCCTGCTTGACCTGATTGCTGTCATCAACCATGACCGGCCAGATGTCTGCATCCTG TTTGGCCCTTTCCTGGATGCTAAGCATGAACAGGTGGAG AATTGTCTACTGACAAGTCCATTTGAAGACATTTTCAAGCAGTGTCTACGAACAATTATTGAAGGCACAAGAAG CTCCGGCTCCCACCTTGTCTTTGTCCCGTCATTGAGAGATGTGCACCATGAGCCTGTGTACCCCCAGCCGCCTTTCAGCTACTCCGATCTGTCTCGAGAGGACAAAAAG CAAGTACAGTTTGTGTCCGAGCCCTGCAGCCTCTCCATAAACGGAGTGATCTTCGGCTTGACGTCCACAGATCTGCTTTTCCACCTGGGGGCCGAGGAGATCAGTAG ttCTTCCGGAACTTCAGACAGATTCAGCCGAATACTCAAGCACATCTTGACCCAGAGGAG cTACTACCCACTCTACCCGCCCCAGGAAGACATGGCCATTGACTATGAGTCGTTCTATGTTTACGCACAGCTGCCTGTCACCCCAGATGTCCTCATCATCCCGTCAGAGCTGAGGTACTTTGTGAAG gaTGTCCTCGGCTGTGTCTGTGTGAACCCTGGGCGCCTTACCAAAGGGCAGGTGGGAGGCACCTTCGCCCGACTCTACCTTAGGAGGCCGGCAGCGGACGGGGCAGAGAGGCAGAGCCCATGCGTTGCTGTGCAGGTCGTCAGGATCTGA